Proteins encoded within one genomic window of Anser cygnoides isolate HZ-2024a breed goose chromosome 35, Taihu_goose_T2T_genome, whole genome shotgun sequence:
- the LOC125181278 gene encoding butyrophilin subfamily 3 member A2-like — MGLPWGCGRPSLTGHAWGLLTSLVTLLLLRLGSAQLRVMAPGQPVTATVGQDVVLPCHLSPQRDARTLDVRWIRDQFSETVHHYHKGEDLYGEQMGAYVGRTELARDGLSAGSLDLRITRVRSSDDGQYVCTVRNADAYDETMVELEVSATGADPHLSLGGYEAGGVRVLCRSAGWYPLPQLLWRDARGQHLPSVSQTHSQDQEGLLEIKGAVIVTGRVEGPLSCVVRSSCIQQEWKFSLHIAATNSSARVRCSWPLRLS; from the exons atggggctcccctggggctgTGGCCGCCCCAGCCTCACCGGCCATGCCTGGGGCCTCCTGACTTCCCTCGTCACTCTGCTCCTCCTCCGGCTGGGTTCAG cccagctcagagtGATGGCACCAGGCCAACCTGTCACTGCCACCGTGGGGCAGGAtgtcgtgctgccctgccacttGTCCCCTCAACGGGATGCTCGCACCTTGGATGTTAGGTGGATCCGGGACCAGTTCTCTGAGACGGTGCACCACTACCACAAAGGGGAGGACCTGTACGGGGAGCAGATGGGGGCATATGTCGGGAGGACAGAGTTGGCCAGAGATGGTCTCTCTGCTGGAAGCCTGGACTTGCGAATCACCAGGGTGAGATCCTCTGATGATGGCCAGTACGTCTGCACTGTGAGAAATGCTGATGCTTATGACGAAACAATGGTGGAGCTGGAGGTGTCAG CCACAGGCGCTGACCCCCACCTCTCCCTGGGGGGCTACGAGGCCGGAGGCGTCCGCGTGCTGTGTCGATCGGCCGGCTGGTACCCGCTGCCGCAGCTGCTGTGGAGGGATGCTCGCGGACAGCACCTGCCCTCGGTCTCCCAGACACATTCCCAGGACCAGGAGGGGCTCTTAGAAATCAAAGGTGCTGTCATTGTGACTGGGAGAGTGGAGGGGCCCTTGTCCTGCGTGGTCAGGAGCAGCTGCATCCAGCAGGAGTGGAAATTTTCCCTACACATCGCAGCTACAAATAGCTCAGCCAGGGTGAGGTGTTCCTGGCCCCTGCGCTTGTCCTGA
- the LOC136788318 gene encoding butyrophilin subfamily 1 member A1-like, with translation MAERNGDQGAKLGKSAFINPKSSHKQQSDEKFSLLILLCFCFPFPAEQAAEQDEYSGNAAQQSTRLKDLAAELVRRDRELEEQAAELAQKDTRLAELSAELAWRKFLIPQNRVKVTLDPRTAHPLLVLSQDYRSVRWESEWQKVHNTPERFDCWCCVLGREEFREGKHCWLVEVVGERGKHHSWAVGVARASVKRKGEINMSPEEGIWAVQYNEGQFMSLTSPPTPLSVSPVPTWIWVCLACTQGQVSFINPDNWVKIFTFTAASLKGENIRPWLWLGTNFQLCLRNSTL, from the exons ATGGCTGAAAGGAACGGGGATCaag GTGCAAAGCTAGGTAAGTCTGCATTCATAAATCCAAAGTCTTCCCATAAGCAGCAATCAGATGAGAAGTTCTCCCTTCTtatcctgctttgcttttgctttccttttccagcggaacaagctgcagagcagg atgagTACTCTGGAAATGCTG CACAGCAATCTACAAGACTGA AGGACCTAGCTGCAGAGTTGG tgagaagAGATAGAGAACTCG aggaacaagcagcagagctgg CACAAAAAGATACAAGACTGG cggaactgtctgcagagctgg CATGGAGAAAGTTTCTAATACCTCAAAATAGAG tgaAGGTGACCCTGGATCCGCGCACGGCTCATCCCCTGCTTGTCCTGTCTCAGGACTACAGGAGCGTGAGATGGGAAAGTGAATGGCAGAAGGTGCACAACACCCCAGAGAGATTTGACTGTTGGTGCTGCGTGCTGGGCCGTGAGGAGTTCAGAGAGGGGAAGCACTGCTGGttggtggaggtggtgggggagaggggaaagcaTCATTCATGGGCTGTGGGGGTGGCCAGGGCATCGgtgaagaggaagggggagatcAACATGAGCCCTGAAGAAGGGATCTGGGCTGTGCAGTACAATGAGGGGCAGTTCATGTCTCTCAcatctcctcccacccccttgtccgtgtcccctgtccccacgtgGATCTGGGTCTGTCTGGCCTGTACTCAGGGGCAGGTGTCTTTTATCAACCCTGACAATTGGGTCAAGATCTTCACTTTCACAGCAGCCTCCTTGAAAGGGGAGAACATCCGCCCCTGGTTGTGGCTGGGGACAAATTTCCAGCTATGTCTGAGGAACAGCACCCTGTAG
- the LOC136788350 gene encoding butyrophilin subfamily 3 member A2-like isoform X1, with protein MGLPWGCGRPSLTRHAWGLLTSLVTLLLLWLGSAQLRVEGPGQPVTATVGQDVVLPCHLSPRKDARTLEVRWIRRTISETVHHYLNGEDLYGEQMGAYAGRTELARDGLSAGSLDLRITRVRPSDDGHYFCTVKDVNAYHEAIVELEVSATGTDPHLSLGGYEAGGVRVLCRSAGWYPLPQLLWRDARGQHLPSVSQTHSQDQEGLFEIESAVIMTRTVEGPLSCVVRSSRLQQERESSLHIAAPFFLNAQPWMVALALVAVLLAVSIGLGVNLFRKKAAQSRELAQKNERLLELSAELVEKDARLVHQFAGLQEQAAELVKKDAKIKEQAAGLVKKDAEFAEQAAELAWRKFLIPQNRAKVTLDPDTAHPRLILSEAFSSVRWESEWQQVPDSQERFDRWCCVLGREAFREGRHCWVVEVEGEHRKCSWWAVGVARASVERKKRIRICPEEGIWAVQYDEGQLMSLTSPPTPLSLSPVPTRIWVCLNCTQQQVSFINTDNGVEIFTFTAASFNGESIRPWFLLETPGIQLCLRDSTL; from the exons atggggctcccctggggctgCGGCCGCCCCAGCCTCACCCGCCATGCCTGGGGCCTCCTGACTTCCCTCGTCACTCTGCTCCTCCTCTGGCTGGGCTCAG CTCAGCTCAGAGTGGAGGGACCAGGCCAACCTGTCACTGCCACCGTGGGGCAGGAtgtcgtgctgccctgccacttGTCCCCTCGCAAGGATGCTCGCACCCTGGAGGTCAGGTGGATTCGACGCACGATATCTGAGACAGTGCACCACTACCTCAATGGAGAGGACCTGTACGGGGAGCAGATGGGGGCATATGCTGGGAGGACAGAGTTGGCCAGAGATGGTCTCTCTGCTGGAAGCCTGGACTTGAGAATCACCAGGGTGAGACCCTCGGATGATGGCCACTACTTCTGCACTGTGAAAGATGTTAACGCTTATCACGAAGCTATTGTGGAGTTGGAGGTATCAG CCACAGGCACTGACCCCCACCTCTCCCTGGGGGGCTACGAGGCTGGAGGCGTCCGCGTGCTGTGTCGATCGGCCGGCTGGTACCCGCTGCCGCAGCTGCTGTGGAGGGATGCTCGCGGACAGCACCTCCCCTCGGTCTCCCAGACACATTCCCAGGACCAGGAGGGGCTCTTTGAAATTGAAAGTGCCGTCATCATGACCAGGACCGTGGAGGGGCCCTTGTCCTGCGTGGTCAGGAGCAGCCGCCTCCAGCAGGAGCGGGAATCGTCCCTACACATCGCAG CTCCCTTTTTCCTCAATGCCCAGCCCTGGATGGTGGCTCTGGCTCTGGTCGCTGTGCTTTTGGCTGTGTCCATTGGCCTCGGTGTTAATCTCTTTCGAAAGAAAG CGGCACAGAGCCGAGAGCTGG cacaaaaaaatgaaaggctgT tggaactgtctgcagagctgg tggaaaaagatGCAAGGCTGG TGCACCAATTTGCAGGACTGC aggaacaagctgcagagctgg tgaaaaaagatgcaaagatcA aggaACAAGCTGCCGGACTTG tgaaaaaagatgcagaatTCG ctgaacaagctgcagagctgg CATGGAGAAAGTTTCTAATACCTCAAAATAGAG cgAAGGTGACCCTGGATCCAGACACGGCTCATCCACGGCTCATCCTCTCAGAGGCCTTCAGCAGTGTGAGATGGGAAAGTGAATGGCAGCAGGTGCCTGACAGCCAGGAGAGATTTGACCGTTGGTGCTGCGTGCTGGGCCGTGAGGCGTTCAGAGAGGGGAGGCACTGCTGGGTGGTGGAGGTCGAGGGGGAGCACCGAAAATGTTCTTGGTGGGCTGTTGGGGTGGCCAGGGCATctgtggagaggaagaaaaggatcaGAATATGCCCTGAAGAAGGGATCTGGGCTGTGCAATACGATGAAGGGCAGCTCATGTCTCTCAcatctcctcccacccccttgtccctctcccctgtccccacgAGGATCTGGGTCTGTCTCAACTGTACCCAGCAGCAGGTGTCTTTCATCAACACTGACAATGGGGTGGAGATCTTCACTTTCACAGCAGCCTCCTTCAATGGGGAGAGCATCCGCCCCTGGTTTTTGCTGGAAACTCCGGGAATTCAGCTGTGCCTGAGGGACAGCACCCTGTag
- the LOC136788350 gene encoding butyrophilin subfamily 1 member A1-like isoform X2, which translates to MGAYAGRTELARDGLSAGSLDLRITRVRPSDDGHYFCTVKDVNAYHEAIVELEVSATGTDPHLSLGGYEAGGVRVLCRSAGWYPLPQLLWRDARGQHLPSVSQTHSQDQEGLFEIESAVIMTRTVEGPLSCVVRSSRLQQERESSLHIAAPFFLNAQPWMVALALVAVLLAVSIGLGVNLFRKKAAQSRELAQKNERLLELSAELVEKDARLVHQFAGLQEQAAELVKKDAKIKEQAAGLVKKDAEFAEQAAELAWRKFLIPQNRAKVTLDPDTAHPRLILSEAFSSVRWESEWQQVPDSQERFDRWCCVLGREAFREGRHCWVVEVEGEHRKCSWWAVGVARASVERKKRIRICPEEGIWAVQYDEGQLMSLTSPPTPLSLSPVPTRIWVCLNCTQQQVSFINTDNGVEIFTFTAASFNGESIRPWFLLETPGIQLCLRDSTL; encoded by the exons ATGGGGGCATATGCTGGGAGGACAGAGTTGGCCAGAGATGGTCTCTCTGCTGGAAGCCTGGACTTGAGAATCACCAGGGTGAGACCCTCGGATGATGGCCACTACTTCTGCACTGTGAAAGATGTTAACGCTTATCACGAAGCTATTGTGGAGTTGGAGGTATCAG CCACAGGCACTGACCCCCACCTCTCCCTGGGGGGCTACGAGGCTGGAGGCGTCCGCGTGCTGTGTCGATCGGCCGGCTGGTACCCGCTGCCGCAGCTGCTGTGGAGGGATGCTCGCGGACAGCACCTCCCCTCGGTCTCCCAGACACATTCCCAGGACCAGGAGGGGCTCTTTGAAATTGAAAGTGCCGTCATCATGACCAGGACCGTGGAGGGGCCCTTGTCCTGCGTGGTCAGGAGCAGCCGCCTCCAGCAGGAGCGGGAATCGTCCCTACACATCGCAG CTCCCTTTTTCCTCAATGCCCAGCCCTGGATGGTGGCTCTGGCTCTGGTCGCTGTGCTTTTGGCTGTGTCCATTGGCCTCGGTGTTAATCTCTTTCGAAAGAAAG CGGCACAGAGCCGAGAGCTGG cacaaaaaaatgaaaggctgT tggaactgtctgcagagctgg tggaaaaagatGCAAGGCTGG TGCACCAATTTGCAGGACTGC aggaacaagctgcagagctgg tgaaaaaagatgcaaagatcA aggaACAAGCTGCCGGACTTG tgaaaaaagatgcagaatTCG ctgaacaagctgcagagctgg CATGGAGAAAGTTTCTAATACCTCAAAATAGAG cgAAGGTGACCCTGGATCCAGACACGGCTCATCCACGGCTCATCCTCTCAGAGGCCTTCAGCAGTGTGAGATGGGAAAGTGAATGGCAGCAGGTGCCTGACAGCCAGGAGAGATTTGACCGTTGGTGCTGCGTGCTGGGCCGTGAGGCGTTCAGAGAGGGGAGGCACTGCTGGGTGGTGGAGGTCGAGGGGGAGCACCGAAAATGTTCTTGGTGGGCTGTTGGGGTGGCCAGGGCATctgtggagaggaagaaaaggatcaGAATATGCCCTGAAGAAGGGATCTGGGCTGTGCAATACGATGAAGGGCAGCTCATGTCTCTCAcatctcctcccacccccttgtccctctcccctgtccccacgAGGATCTGGGTCTGTCTCAACTGTACCCAGCAGCAGGTGTCTTTCATCAACACTGACAATGGGGTGGAGATCTTCACTTTCACAGCAGCCTCCTTCAATGGGGAGAGCATCCGCCCCTGGTTTTTGCTGGAAACTCCGGGAATTCAGCTGTGCCTGAGGGACAGCACCCTGTag
- the LOC125181193 gene encoding butyrophilin subfamily 3 member A2-like isoform X2 encodes MVELVVSATGADPHLSLGGYEAGGVRVLCRSAGWYPLPQLLWRDARGQHLPSVSQTHSQDQEGLFEIKGAVIVTGSEEGPLSCVVRSSCLQQEWKFSLHIAAPFFHNAQPFIVALALVLMLLAVSIGLGVYLFRKKVAQSQQLEKQAAELGQSHSPKRKNKIKMS; translated from the exons ATGGTGGAGCTGGTGGTGTCAG CCACAGGCGCTGACCCCCACCTCTCCCTGGGGGGCTACGAGGCCGGAGGCGTCCGCGTGCTGTGTCGATCGGCCGGCTGGTACCCGCTGCCGCAGCTGCTGTGGAGGGATGCTCGTGGGCAGCACCTGCCCTCGGTCTCCCAGACACATTCCCAGGACCAGGAGGGGCTCTTTGAAATCAAAGGCGCCGTCATCGTGACCGGGAGCGAGGAGGGGCCCTTGTCCTGCGTGGTCAGGAGCAGCTGCCTACAGCAGGAGTGGAAATTTTCCCTGCACATCGCAG CTCCCTTCTTCCACAACGCCCAGCCCTTCATAGTGGCTCTGGCTCTGGTCCTCATGCTTTTGGCTGTGTCCATTGGCCTCGGTGTTTATCTCTTTCGAAAGAAAG tggcACAGAGCCAACAGCTGG agaaacaagctgcagagctgggtcaGTCTCACtctccaaagagaaaaaataaaataaaaatgtcatag
- the LOC125181193 gene encoding butyrophilin subfamily 1 member A1-like isoform X1: protein MGSETMPSDHIFHFSFFAANERATLGKQSAELAWRKFLMFHNRVKVTLDLCTAHPQLILSEDKTSVSLERTWQVVPNNPERFDCCCCVLGLEEFREGKHCWKVELRGELEKDSNLALGVARESVKRKGGINMSPEEGIWALQYDEGQVMTLTSVPKRLSVSPVPMRIWVCLDYSAQQVSFINADNGEEIYTFTAASFNGEVMCPWFWLWTSSVQLCLRGSTPQTLSPDLEGSCPSPATPGSRLLDPAGAAQE, encoded by the exons ATGGGATCAGAAACTATGCCCTCTGatcatattttccatttctctttctttgcagcGAACGAACGTGCAACGCTTG gGAAACaatctgcagagctgg caTGGAGAAAGTTTCTGATGTTTCATAATAGAG tgaAGGTGACCCTGGATCTGTGCACGGCTCATCCCCAGCTCATTCTGTCGGAAGACAAAACGAGTGTGAGTTTGGAACGCACATGGCAAGTGGTGCCCAACAACCCAGAGAGATTTGACTGTTGTTGTTGCGTGCTGGGCCTTGAGGAGTTCAGAGAGGGGAAACACTGCTGGAAGGTGGAGTTGAGAGGGGAGTTGGAAAAAGATTCAAATTTGGCTTTGGGGGTGGCCAGAGAATCTGTGAAGAGGAAGGGGGGAATTAACATGAGCCCTGAAGAAGGGATCTGGGCGCTGCAGTACGATGAAGGACAGGTCATGACTCTCACATCTGTTCCCAAACGCTTGTCTGTGTCCCCTGTTCCAATGAGGATCTGGGTCTGTCTGGACTATTCAGCACAGCAGGTGTCTTTTATCAACGCTGACAATGGGGAAGAAATCTACACTTTCACAGCAGCTTCCTTCAATGGGGAGGTCATGTGCCCCTGGTTCTGGCTGTGGACAAGCAGCGTCCAGCTGTGCCTGAGGGGCAGCACCCCCCAGACCCTGTCCCCAGACCTGGAGggctcctgcccttctccagcCACTCCTGGCTCACGTCTTCTTgatcctgcaggagcagcacaggaatGA